Proteins found in one Massilia sp. H6 genomic segment:
- a CDS encoding glutathione S-transferase family protein — MQTIDLDPTLTTTLDQARQPGLTLVIGNKNVSSWSMRPWVAAVAFGIPFTEVRVLLDQPDTSTNIARFSHAGRVPVLLAGEITIWDSLAITEYLAEQFHDKPMWPQDVAARAMARSIVAEMHSGFGELRSAMSMNIQARLPGRGRTPGAQADIGRICEIWEDCLSRYGHHRFLFGEFSIADAFYAPVVCRFKTYGVALAPALQAYCERVLAHPAVARWIDEAMREVDATPQHDLDLPQQ, encoded by the coding sequence ATGCAGACCATCGACCTCGACCCGACCCTGACCACCACCCTCGACCAGGCGCGCCAGCCCGGCTTGACGCTGGTAATCGGCAACAAGAACGTGTCGTCGTGGTCGATGCGGCCCTGGGTGGCCGCGGTTGCATTCGGCATCCCCTTCACCGAAGTGCGCGTGCTGCTCGACCAGCCCGATACTTCTACCAACATCGCGCGCTTTTCGCACGCCGGGCGCGTCCCGGTGCTGCTGGCCGGCGAGATCACCATCTGGGACAGCCTGGCGATCACCGAATACCTGGCCGAGCAGTTTCATGACAAGCCCATGTGGCCGCAAGACGTGGCCGCACGCGCGATGGCGCGCTCTATCGTGGCCGAGATGCACTCGGGCTTTGGCGAGCTGCGCAGCGCAATGTCGATGAATATCCAGGCCCGGCTGCCGGGCCGCGGCCGCACGCCGGGCGCCCAGGCCGACATCGGCCGCATCTGCGAGATCTGGGAAGACTGCTTGTCGCGCTACGGACACCACCGCTTCCTGTTCGGCGAGTTCTCGATCGCCGACGCCTTCTATGCGCCAGTGGTGTGCCGTTTCAAGACCTATGGCGTGGCGCTCGCGCCGGCGCTGCAGGCGTATTGCGAGCGTGTGCTGGCCCACCCGGCGGTGGCGCGCTGGATCGACGAAGCGATGCGCGAGGTCGATGCGACCCCGCAGCACGACCTCGACCTGCCGCAGCAATAA